The Campylobacter sp. CN_NE2 genome contains a region encoding:
- the nrdD gene encoding anaerobic ribonucleoside-triphosphate reductase codes for MEFPKELEAKRTKCVVYTRVMGYFRPVESFNLGKKGEHKERVFFVEKKVKKQSA; via the coding sequence ATGGAATTTCCAAAAGAACTTGAAGCAAAACGCACAAAATGCGTAGTTTATACTAGGGTTATGGGCTATTTTAGACCTGTTGAGAGCTTTAATCTTGGCAAAAAAGGCGAACACAAAGAGCGAGTATTTTTCGTGGAAAAAAAGGTAAAAAAACAAAGTGCATAA
- a CDS encoding anaerobic ribonucleoside-triphosphate reductase activating protein, whose protein sequence is MHKSQIYEITPFTMLDFGELTACIVWFVGCNMRCIYCYNTQLVVSEGNVGYEELSEFLKSRVDKLDGVVFSGGECTQNVDFFYLAREVKRLGFKLKIDTNGSNPNILKKAIEENLIDFIALDFKGDEKHFEFITNSNLYSNFLQSLRYLVSINFDFEVRTTVHSDFIDEKLIEKMAKILENEGYKGTYFLQNFLYTGENFGCIGEPVSKFDPSKINSNLKISLRNF, encoded by the coding sequence GTGCATAAAAGTCAAATTTATGAAATAACGCCATTTACGATGCTCGATTTTGGCGAACTGACTGCTTGTATCGTCTGGTTTGTGGGTTGCAATATGCGCTGTATTTATTGTTACAATACCCAGCTAGTCGTAAGCGAAGGAAATGTCGGCTATGAAGAGCTGAGTGAGTTTTTGAAATCTCGCGTAGATAAGCTTGACGGCGTTGTTTTTAGCGGTGGCGAATGCACACAAAATGTCGATTTTTTTTATTTGGCAAGGGAAGTTAAAAGGCTTGGGTTTAAACTTAAAATTGACACAAACGGCTCTAATCCAAATATCTTAAAAAAGGCAATAGAAGAGAATTTGATAGATTTTATCGCACTTGATTTTAAAGGCGATGAAAAACACTTTGAATTTATTACAAATTCAAATTTGTATTCCAATTTTTTACAATCGTTGCGTTATTTAGTAAGTATAAATTTTGACTTTGAAGTGAGAACAACCGTCCATAGTGATTTTATTGATGAAAAATTGATAGAAAAAATGGCAAAAATTTTAGAAAACGAAGGTTATAAAGGGACATATTTTTTGCAAAATTTTTTATATACAGGGGAAAATTTTGGTTGTATCGGCGAACCTGTGAGTAAATTTGATCCAAGCAAAATAAATTCAAATTTAAAAATTTCATTACGGAATTTTTAG
- a CDS encoding ribonucleotide-diphosphate reductase subunit beta, whose protein sequence is MNRKKIYNPFSDETLTNRKVFGGNPQGILNFTKAKYQWALKLWDIMEANTWFPKEVDTTDDVRDYNFNLTAAEKRMYDLVWSQLISMDSFQTNNLADNINPYITAPEINAILARQAYEEANHSKSYAVMVEAICENTDLIYEMEKHDDVLREKNDYISSIYEELAGEVTEDKLLLAMVANQILEGIYFYSGFTSIYALARAGKMLGSAQMIRFIQRDEITHLLLFQNMINSVRKERPDLFHERNINKIYEMFEAAGNLEIKWGKYITDNQIMGFTDDIIEEYIHYLVDQRLLAIGLEKKYNATHPIKWVDDFSKFNDQKSNFFESKVTNYSKGSLSFDDF, encoded by the coding sequence ATGAATAGGAAAAAAATCTACAATCCGTTTTCTGATGAAACGCTTACAAATCGCAAGGTTTTTGGCGGAAATCCGCAAGGAATTTTAAATTTCACAAAAGCAAAGTATCAATGGGCTTTGAAATTATGGGACATAATGGAAGCAAACACTTGGTTTCCAAAAGAAGTCGATACAACTGATGATGTCAGGGATTATAATTTCAACCTAACAGCTGCCGAAAAACGCATGTATGATTTGGTTTGGAGCCAACTTATCTCAATGGATAGCTTCCAAACAAACAACTTAGCTGATAATATAAACCCTTATATAACAGCCCCTGAAATCAATGCAATTTTAGCGCGTCAAGCCTACGAAGAAGCAAATCACTCAAAAAGCTACGCCGTTATGGTCGAAGCCATTTGCGAAAATACCGATTTGATTTATGAAATGGAAAAACACGACGATGTTTTGCGCGAGAAAAATGACTACATTTCAAGCATTTACGAAGAGCTTGCGGGCGAAGTTACCGAAGATAAACTGCTTTTAGCTATGGTTGCAAATCAAATTTTAGAAGGAATTTATTTTTATAGCGGATTTACTTCGATTTATGCGTTAGCTCGTGCCGGAAAAATGCTGGGTTCAGCGCAAATGATTCGCTTTATTCAAAGAGATGAAATCACGCATTTATTGCTTTTCCAAAATATGATAAATTCGGTTCGCAAGGAACGACCTGATCTTTTCCACGAGCGAAATATAAATAAAATTTATGAAATGTTTGAAGCGGCAGGAAATTTGGAAATCAAATGGGGAAAATATATCACAGATAACCAAATAATGGGCTTTACAGATGATATTATCGAAGAGTATATTCACTATTTAGTAGATCAACGCTTGCTCGCAATCGGTTTAGAGAAAAAATATAATGCAACTCACCCGATAAAATGGGTTGATGATTTTTCTAAATTTAACGATCAAAAGTCGAATTTTTTTGAAAGTAAGGTTACGAACTACTCAAAAGGTAGCCTAAGTTTCGACGATTTTTAA
- a CDS encoding protein-L-isoaspartate(D-aspartate) O-methyltransferase translates to MQPLEKARCAKMADEIADKIQISPNLYEAFCAISRSEFVPVSAYAFSLNAQPILGNQWISSPLTVAKMTMALELENADSVLEIGCGSGYQAAILSKIVRRVFTIERIERLVKEAKKHFANLNLSNINVRYDDGNAGWKDYAPYDRILLSAAAKQIDKRLFDQLTMGGILVAPIEKNGVQQIIKYTKMPLPNLSTNGALNFDKTGEKSYRIVEKIIESCEFVPLLSGRE, encoded by the coding sequence ATGCAACCTTTGGAAAAAGCAAGATGCGCGAAAATGGCGGACGAAATCGCCGATAAAATTCAAATCAGCCCAAATTTATATGAAGCATTTTGCGCCATTTCTCGTTCTGAGTTTGTCCCTGTTTCAGCTTACGCATTTAGCCTAAATGCCCAACCCATTTTAGGAAATCAATGGATAAGTTCGCCTTTGACGGTGGCGAAAATGACAATGGCATTAGAGCTAGAAAACGCCGATAGTGTCCTAGAAATCGGCTGTGGAAGTGGTTATCAAGCTGCCATTTTAAGTAAAATCGTGCGAAGAGTTTTTACAATCGAACGCATAGAACGCTTAGTAAAAGAAGCCAAAAAACACTTTGCAAATTTAAATTTAAGCAACATAAATGTGCGTTACGATGATGGAAATGCAGGCTGGAAAGACTATGCTCCTTATGATAGAATTTTGCTCTCAGCGGCCGCAAAACAGATCGACAAACGGCTTTTTGATCAGCTTACAATGGGCGGAATTTTGGTTGCCCCGATTGAGAAAAACGGCGTTCAACAAATCATCAAATATACAAAAATGCCTTTACCGAATTTAAGCACAAATGGGGCTTTAAATTTTGATAAAACAGGCGAAAAATCGTATCGTATCGTAGAAAAAATCATAGAATCTTGCGAATTTGTGCCGCTTCTTAGCGGACGAGAATAA
- a CDS encoding AAA family ATPase, whose amino-acid sequence MLETSPENVKLMVESWKIHNKNQFWVKKSNNIAKYLGELRAVLGSFNETENDFFQNFYINSSDGNIHSTKILELGEKYERAEFFFIDKILESNMTSHYYDFVFKNKIIAKKEIFQNASALSVENTLKGEDKSIISLYVFIENVAKNFNTTCADRTQRDEFKGKLVKFYDAIFKIFYTIGGEISLFYFDLVLHNQPLILVEFIKTAINATSFDEIELYLTDDGLLNFKIADNENFHRIEKNELYTIASAFAMLNETFPSFIYSAENAEILEQTFGEKISNFSDFQRLCDKFLSEFSPYPSDANSLMKYIYTGLFFDYIKNFKSEEIAKNTIFYGAVGSGKSRKIAEIIKSKKLSPDRFSYISLHRSYDYSDIIDGFVGSEFTNGEFKQICKKALSDPQNEYYLVIDNINCGKFDEIFGETIELLKKRYDQNEPFSMIRTKNSHIIDKFDEVKKAEFSVVVENGRSYFAVPKNLYILCATNGKNDGISPSSAKVFNWVKMGCNYSVIEDTLNEEKIKNSAACVAVCRNLNDFIAKDGRLGTEIGHGIFMKLVDFQSNSQITQDGLNSFFSEVLEPILECCYISKNSDTMANKQISAIKDIFKL is encoded by the coding sequence ATGTTAGAAACGAGTCCTGAAAATGTCAAATTAATGGTTGAGAGCTGGAAAATCCATAACAAAAATCAATTTTGGGTAAAAAAATCAAACAATATAGCAAAATATTTAGGCGAATTAAGGGCAGTTTTAGGCTCATTTAATGAAACAGAAAATGATTTTTTTCAGAATTTTTATATAAATTCAAGCGACGGAAATATTCATAGCACGAAAATTTTAGAACTTGGTGAAAAATACGAACGAGCCGAGTTTTTCTTTATTGATAAAATTTTAGAATCAAATATGACTTCGCACTATTATGATTTTGTTTTTAAAAATAAAATTATCGCCAAAAAAGAAATTTTTCAAAATGCTTCTGCTCTAAGCGTTGAAAATACGCTAAAAGGGGAAGATAAAAGCATAATTTCACTTTATGTATTTATCGAAAATGTTGCTAAAAATTTTAACACAACTTGTGCCGATAGGACACAAAGAGATGAATTTAAAGGAAAGTTAGTCAAATTTTATGATGCTATTTTTAAGATTTTTTATACCATCGGCGGCGAGATTTCGCTTTTTTATTTTGATTTAGTTTTGCATAATCAGCCTTTGATTTTAGTCGAATTTATAAAAACCGCCATTAATGCGACTTCATTTGATGAGATTGAGCTTTATCTGACAGATGACGGACTTTTGAATTTTAAAATTGCGGACAATGAAAATTTTCATCGCATAGAAAAAAATGAACTTTATACGATAGCTTCTGCGTTTGCGATGTTAAATGAAACATTTCCGAGTTTTATTTATTCTGCTGAAAACGCAGAAATATTAGAGCAAACTTTTGGCGAAAAAATATCAAATTTTAGCGATTTTCAAAGATTATGTGATAAATTTCTAAGCGAATTTTCTCCGTATCCAAGTGATGCAAATTCGTTGATGAAATATATTTATACCGGGTTATTTTTTGATTATATCAAAAATTTCAAATCAGAAGAAATTGCCAAAAATACCATTTTTTATGGAGCTGTGGGTTCGGGCAAAAGTAGAAAAATAGCAGAAATTATCAAATCAAAAAAATTAAGTCCTGATAGATTTAGCTATATTTCGCTTCACCGAAGTTACGATTATAGCGACATTATCGATGGTTTTGTCGGAAGCGAATTTACAAACGGTGAATTTAAACAAATTTGTAAAAAGGCTCTAAGCGATCCACAAAATGAATATTATTTGGTAATAGATAATATTAATTGCGGTAAATTTGATGAAATTTTTGGCGAGACAATTGAACTTTTAAAAAAACGCTACGATCAAAATGAGCCGTTTTCGATGATACGCACGAAAAATTCGCACATCATCGACAAATTTGACGAAGTCAAAAAGGCTGAATTTAGCGTGGTTGTAGAAAATGGCAGGTCGTATTTTGCGGTGCCAAAAAATTTATACATTTTATGTGCTACAAATGGCAAAAATGACGGCATTTCGCCATCATCTGCTAAGGTTTTTAACTGGGTCAAAATGGGTTGTAATTATAGCGTTATCGAAGATACGCTAAATGAAGAAAAGATTAAAAATTCAGCCGCTTGCGTGGCTGTGTGCCGAAATTTAAACGATTTTATCGCCAAAGACGGTCGTTTGGGCACTGAAATAGGGCATGGTATTTTTATGAAACTAGTTGATTTTCAAAGCAATTCCCAAATCACACAAGATGGCTTAAATAGCTTTTTTAGCGAAGTTTTAGAACCGATTTTAGAGTGTTGTTATATTTCCAAAAATAGCGATACAATGGCAAATAAACAAATATCTGCTATAAAAGATATTTTTAAATTATAA
- a CDS encoding acyl-[ACP]--phospholipid O-acyltransferase → MGNLFNIKGFWAFIAIMFINASVDLGHKITIQNVLFKSFDGEFLAITTAIVNMLILLPFILFFSVAGFVNDKFSRTKVIRAMALLGVLLTLLITISYYFGWFYAAFALTLLLAFQSAIYSPAKYGLIKRFVGLENLGTANGLIQGITVVAILFASLIFSIIFEKIVVVGDGINETLQSIWFIGVILVICAIAEAVFAFKIPYFEATNSEAKFEAKKYYTLGYLKENLNFVLKSSNVLLCTLGLGVFWGVSQLIIAVFPAHFKAITGIDNAALVQLILAMSIIGITLGSITAGNYCKKHIEMGIVPFGAFGLFLCLMGLANSHSVFWMMVASFGFGFAGGIFIVPLNANIQFFTPEHKMGRVLAGSNFVQNIFMLFALVLVILLVKFPIATRHILILAAICVLISALFAIKYLPHLFVRILAIPFLKMGYKVNVDGVENIPQTGGVLLLGNHISWIDWAVVQIASPRPIKFAMHRSFYDLWYLKWFLEIFKVIPIGAGVSKSAIETIRTKLNNGEVVALFPEGHISYNGRIDEFQHGFEVAAADTNAKIVPFYIRGLWGSTFSRADKNYKKLFSKHGKSALRVSFGKPMDINSKAPQVKEKVVELSFFSWEKYLNSLEPMQYNWLKQAKSNLFKKVMVDTTGLTMTNLKVLTASILFHNKFEKILGKNKNVGVVLPSSVMGSIVNLVLFMLGKVVVNLNYTLSEENLIKCSEMAELEHIITSRTFIERLKGRGFDLESSIGEKLVFLEDIGKEISQNERVKALLKAVLLPKFMLDFLYFHYTKIDDEAVILFSSGSEGNPKGVVLTHKNLMANIKQIADLVNASKNEAILANLPIFHCFGLTVTAYFPLNEGLLSIHVPDPTDAFSVGKMAAKYGASLMFGTSTFLRIYTKNKKLNPLMFSTLRLVVAGAEKLNSVVRQEFKIKFGIEAYEGYGATETAPVVCINTPNILEPDFFGELIFNKPGSVGLTLPGTIVKIVDPNSYEELKNGKQGLVLIGGSQVMKEYYKNPEKTAEVIIENDGVRYYKSGDIGYKDDDGFLFITDRLSRFAKIGGEMISLGAVESALSEIFKDEINFACANVSDDKKGEKIVMLYSGELGESEINERIKSSKITGIMQPSVIKKIDEIPVLGSGKVNFKALKELANTLSE, encoded by the coding sequence ATGGGAAATTTATTTAATATCAAAGGTTTTTGGGCGTTTATAGCTATAATGTTTATAAACGCTAGTGTTGATTTAGGACATAAAATCACAATCCAAAATGTGCTTTTTAAGAGCTTTGACGGCGAATTTTTAGCGATTACAACGGCGATTGTAAATATGCTAATTTTGCTTCCGTTTATCCTATTTTTTAGCGTTGCAGGTTTTGTAAATGACAAATTCTCGCGCACAAAAGTCATAAGAGCTATGGCGTTACTTGGCGTTTTGCTTACGCTTTTAATCACGATTAGCTACTATTTTGGCTGGTTTTATGCTGCATTTGCGCTTACTCTTTTACTTGCATTTCAAAGTGCGATTTATTCGCCTGCAAAATATGGTCTAATAAAACGCTTTGTCGGACTTGAAAATTTGGGAACCGCAAACGGCTTGATTCAAGGAATCACGGTCGTTGCGATACTTTTTGCTTCATTGATTTTTTCTATAATTTTTGAAAAAATCGTCGTTGTCGGCGATGGCATAAACGAAACTTTGCAGTCGATTTGGTTTATCGGCGTTATTTTGGTGATTTGCGCGATAGCAGAAGCTGTTTTTGCATTTAAAATTCCATATTTTGAAGCTACAAATAGTGAAGCCAAATTTGAAGCAAAAAAATACTACACGCTAGGATATTTAAAAGAAAATTTAAATTTTGTGCTAAAAAGTAGTAATGTTCTGCTTTGCACGCTCGGACTTGGCGTATTTTGGGGCGTTTCGCAGCTTATTATCGCCGTTTTTCCGGCTCATTTTAAGGCAATTACCGGCATCGATAATGCAGCATTGGTTCAGCTGATTTTAGCGATGAGTATCATAGGGATCACGCTTGGTTCTATAACGGCGGGAAATTATTGCAAAAAACATATTGAAATGGGAATTGTGCCGTTTGGTGCGTTTGGTCTATTTTTGTGTTTAATGGGATTAGCAAATTCGCACTCTGTGTTTTGGATGATGGTTGCTAGTTTTGGATTTGGTTTTGCCGGGGGAATTTTTATCGTTCCTTTAAATGCAAATATCCAATTTTTCACGCCAGAACACAAAATGGGTCGCGTTTTGGCAGGAAGTAATTTTGTTCAAAATATTTTTATGCTTTTTGCCCTTGTTTTGGTTATTTTGCTTGTTAAATTTCCTATTGCCACAAGGCATATTTTGATTTTAGCAGCCATTTGTGTTTTGATAAGTGCGCTTTTTGCGATTAAATACTTACCGCATTTGTTTGTACGAATTTTGGCAATTCCTTTCCTAAAAATGGGCTATAAAGTAAATGTCGATGGCGTTGAAAATATACCACAAACAGGCGGTGTTTTGTTGCTTGGAAATCACATTAGCTGGATTGATTGGGCTGTCGTGCAAATCGCTTCCCCGCGCCCAATAAAATTTGCTATGCACAGAAGCTTTTACGATCTTTGGTATCTAAAATGGTTTTTGGAAATTTTCAAAGTTATTCCGATTGGCGCAGGAGTTAGCAAAAGCGCCATTGAAACTATTAGAACGAAATTAAACAACGGCGAAGTTGTAGCACTTTTCCCGGAAGGTCATATCAGCTACAACGGACGAATCGATGAATTCCAGCACGGCTTTGAAGTCGCAGCAGCCGATACTAACGCAAAAATCGTGCCGTTTTACATAAGGGGGCTTTGGGGTTCGACATTTTCAAGAGCCGACAAAAACTACAAAAAACTATTTTCAAAACACGGCAAATCGGCACTTCGTGTAAGTTTTGGCAAACCAATGGATATAAATTCAAAAGCACCGCAAGTCAAAGAAAAAGTGGTTGAATTATCATTTTTTAGCTGGGAAAAATATTTAAATTCGCTAGAACCTATGCAGTATAACTGGCTAAAACAGGCTAAAAGCAATCTTTTTAAAAAGGTTATGGTCGATACAACGGGACTAACAATGACAAATTTAAAGGTGCTAACGGCTTCGATTTTATTTCACAATAAATTTGAGAAAATTCTTGGTAAAAATAAAAATGTCGGCGTTGTTTTGCCAAGCTCGGTTATGGGAAGTATTGTAAATTTGGTGCTTTTTATGCTGGGAAAAGTCGTTGTAAATTTAAACTACACTTTAAGCGAAGAAAATTTAATCAAATGCTCTGAAATGGCTGAGTTAGAGCATATCATAACTTCTCGCACCTTTATCGAACGCTTAAAAGGTCGTGGATTTGACCTAGAAAGCAGTATCGGTGAGAAGCTAGTTTTCCTTGAAGACATAGGCAAAGAAATTTCGCAAAATGAGCGAGTAAAAGCACTTTTAAAAGCAGTTTTGTTGCCTAAATTTATGCTTGATTTTCTATATTTTCACTACACAAAAATCGACGATGAAGCGGTGATTTTATTTAGTAGCGGAAGCGAAGGCAACCCAAAAGGTGTGGTTTTGACGCATAAAAATTTAATGGCAAATATAAAACAAATCGCAGATTTGGTAAATGCTAGTAAAAATGAAGCGATTTTGGCAAATTTGCCGATTTTCCACTGCTTTGGACTAACGGTAACTGCGTATTTTCCGTTAAATGAAGGATTGCTTAGCATACATGTGCCTGATCCAACAGATGCATTTAGTGTCGGTAAAATGGCGGCAAAATATGGTGCGAGTTTGATGTTTGGCACTTCGACATTTTTGCGAATTTATACCAAAAATAAAAAATTAAATCCGTTGATGTTTTCAACTCTTCGCTTAGTCGTAGCAGGTGCCGAAAAACTAAATTCGGTGGTTCGCCAAGAATTTAAGATTAAATTTGGTATAGAAGCCTACGAAGGATACGGCGCAACCGAAACTGCGCCTGTGGTTTGTATAAATACGCCAAACATTTTAGAGCCTGATTTTTTTGGCGAACTAATTTTTAATAAACCAGGAAGCGTTGGGCTAACACTACCGGGAACTATCGTAAAAATCGTAGATCCAAATAGCTATGAAGAGCTTAAAAACGGCAAACAAGGCTTGGTTTTAATCGGCGGAAGCCAAGTTATGAAGGAATATTATAAAAATCCTGAAAAAACTGCCGAAGTCATCATCGAAAATGACGGCGTTAGATACTATAAAAGTGGCGATATAGGCTATAAGGACGACGATGGATTTTTATTTATCACTGATCGCCTTTCTAGATTTGCTAAAATCGGTGGCGAGATGATAAGTTTGGGCGCAGTTGAGAGTGCGTTAAGTGAAATTTTTAAAGATGAGATAAATTTTGCGTGTGCAAATGTTAGCGATGATAAAAAAGGCGAAAAAATCGTAATGCTTTATAGCGGTGAGCTAGGCGAAAGTGAGATTAATGAGCGGATAAAAAGCTCGAAAATCACGGGCATTATGCAACCAAGCGTAATCAAAAAAATCGATGAAATCCCTGTGCTTGGTAGCGGAAAAGTAAATTTCAAAGCGTTAAAAGAGTTAGCGAATACTTTGAGCGAGTAA
- the waaC gene encoding lipopolysaccharide heptosyltransferase I — MKIAIIRLSALGDIIQTSVVLQFIKKNVENAEIYWVCDEKFAKILENLPNLNGIIKIPLKDKKIAKSYQILKEFSGKFDLILDFQGLIKSAIVARILGKNTFGFDKFSIRESFAANFYKDKISCDYGENTIIRYLTLASKALGFKFDENEILNKQKCFSTKPTNLEFANAKKVLIAPFASEPSKCYDKFKQVINGLNAEKIYICHGNENEKKRAELIAGSSNAEVLPSLSINEMISVVENMNLIIGNDSAITHLAWAQNVCSITLFGNRPSRRNAYKTPINLVIDTGKKIDPKKIDKNDFCINEIPPEMVILKANELLNG, encoded by the coding sequence TTGAAAATAGCGATAATTAGGCTTTCGGCACTCGGCGATATAATTCAGACCTCGGTAGTCTTGCAATTTATCAAAAAAAATGTAGAAAATGCCGAAATTTACTGGGTTTGCGATGAAAAATTTGCCAAAATTTTAGAAAATTTGCCAAATTTAAACGGCATTATAAAAATTCCGCTTAAAGATAAAAAAATCGCAAAATCTTACCAAATTTTAAAAGAATTTAGTGGCAAATTTGATCTTATTTTGGATTTTCAAGGTTTGATTAAATCCGCCATTGTGGCTAGAATTTTAGGAAAAAACACTTTTGGATTTGACAAATTTAGCATTAGAGAGAGTTTTGCTGCAAATTTTTATAAAGATAAAATTTCTTGCGATTACGGCGAAAATACGATTATTCGCTATTTGACACTAGCAAGTAAGGCTTTGGGTTTTAAATTTGATGAAAATGAAATTTTAAATAAGCAAAAATGTTTTAGCACTAAGCCAACAAATTTAGAATTTGCTAACGCCAAAAAGGTCTTAATAGCGCCGTTTGCGAGTGAGCCAAGCAAATGTTACGACAAATTTAAGCAAGTTATAAATGGCTTAAACGCAGAAAAAATTTACATTTGTCATGGCAATGAAAACGAAAAAAAGCGTGCCGAACTCATCGCAGGGAGCTCTAACGCCGAAGTTTTGCCAAGTTTGAGTATAAATGAAATGATAAGCGTAGTGGAAAATATGAATTTGATTATCGGAAATGATAGTGCTATAACGCACCTTGCATGGGCGCAAAATGTGTGTTCAATCACGCTTTTTGGCAATCGTCCAAGCCGGCGAAACGCATATAAAACGCCGATAAATTTGGTGATCGATACGGGCAAAAAAATCGATCCAAAAAAAATCGATAAAAATGATTTTTGTATCAACGAAATACCGCCTGAAATGGTGATTTTAAAAGCAAACGAGTTGTTAAATGGATAA
- a CDS encoding lipid A biosynthesis lauroyl acyltransferase, which produces MDKFYLFLYKFFNFLVNALPNKIVLGFLNFIAFCFYKFDKKHYRIMSVNLGFCFPNLAKNEIDKIIKSTYKNFAFFAYDFLKNQNLDKEQILAKVNFINSHFLENSLNSGRPIIVQTAHYGNWEITSLAMAAKYGKVAIVGRRLKSAVMSEILRKKREKFDIELIDKKGGAKQMMSVLKKGIMLGILVDQDAGFEGIECEFFGKKIMHTPVASVFAQKLNALIVPAFARRNLENPNLTDFEFYEPIDINEISENAVQIATQMQSDATKKVIEAKPDEYFWMHRKFRHFYDESYKKELDNG; this is translated from the coding sequence ATGGATAAATTTTATCTATTTTTATATAAATTTTTTAATTTTTTAGTAAATGCCTTGCCAAATAAAATTGTATTAGGATTTTTAAATTTTATCGCATTTTGTTTTTATAAATTTGATAAAAAGCATTATCGCATAATGAGCGTAAATTTGGGCTTTTGCTTTCCAAATTTAGCTAAAAATGAAATCGATAAAATCATAAAATCAACATATAAAAATTTTGCATTTTTTGCTTATGATTTTTTAAAAAATCAAAATTTAGACAAAGAGCAAATTCTAGCAAAAGTAAATTTTATAAATTCGCATTTTTTAGAAAATTCACTTAATTCGGGACGACCGATTATAGTGCAAACGGCGCATTATGGTAACTGGGAGATAACTTCCCTAGCGATGGCGGCAAAATACGGCAAAGTTGCCATTGTAGGGCGAAGACTAAAAAGTGCCGTGATGAGCGAAATTTTAAGAAAAAAAAGAGAAAAATTTGATATAGAACTGATCGATAAAAAAGGCGGCGCAAAGCAGATGATGAGTGTGCTAAAAAAAGGGATAATGCTAGGAATTTTAGTCGATCAAGATGCCGGTTTTGAAGGTATCGAGTGCGAATTTTTTGGCAAAAAAATTATGCATACGCCTGTGGCTTCTGTGTTTGCGCAAAAGCTAAATGCTCTAATCGTTCCGGCTTTTGCCCGTAGGAATTTAGAAAATCCAAATTTAACGGACTTTGAATTTTACGAGCCTATCGACATAAACGAGATTAGCGAAAACGCCGTGCAAATCGCCACGCAAATGCAAAGCGATGCCACAAAAAAGGTCATAGAAGCTAAGCCCGATGAGTATTTTTGGATGCATAGAAAATTTAGGCATTTCTATGACGAAAGCTACAAAAAAGAGCTAGACAATGGATAA
- a CDS encoding lipid A biosynthesis lauroyl acyltransferase encodes MDKFYLFLYKFFNFLVNALPNKIVLGFLNFIAFCFYKFDKKHYRIMSVNLGFCFPNLAKNEIDKIIKSTYKNFAFFAYDFLKNQNLDKEQILAKVNFINSHFLENSLNSGRPIIVQTAHYGNWEIMGLAMGAKFGKMSIVGRKLDSVAMDKILTKNRVKFDIELISKKGGAKEMLRALKNGRMLGILVDQNAGDEGIECEFFGKKISHTPAASVFAQKLNALIVPFFARRNGESMTDIEFYEPIDINKLGKNAVQIATQMQSDATKKVIETGPDEYFWMHKKFNHYYEESYK; translated from the coding sequence ATGGATAAATTTTATCTATTTTTATATAAATTTTTTAATTTTTTAGTAAATGCCTTGCCAAATAAAATTGTATTAGGATTTTTAAATTTTATCGCATTTTGTTTTTATAAATTTGATAAAAAGCATTATCGCATAATGAGCGTAAATTTGGGCTTTTGCTTTCCAAATTTAGCTAAAAATGAAATCGATAAAATCATAAAATCAACATATAAAAATTTTGCATTTTTTGCTTATGATTTTTTAAAAAATCAAAATTTAGACAAAGAGCAAATTCTAGCAAAAGTAAATTTTATAAATTCGCATTTTTTAGAAAATTCACTTAATTCGGGACGACCGATTATAGTGCAAACGGCGCATTATGGTAACTGGGAGATAATGGGACTTGCTATGGGGGCAAAATTTGGTAAAATGAGTATAGTCGGGCGAAAGCTTGATAGTGTGGCGATGGATAAAATTTTAACCAAAAATAGGGTAAAATTTGACATAGAGTTGATTTCGAAAAAAGGCGGTGCAAAAGAAATGCTAAGAGCGCTTAAAAACGGCAGAATGCTTGGAATTTTAGTCGATCAAAATGCAGGAGATGAGGGCATAGAGTGCGAATTTTTTGGTAAAAAAATATCTCACACGCCAGCAGCTTCTGTGTTTGCGCAAAAGTTAAATGCCCTAATCGTTCCTTTTTTTGCCCGTAGAAACGGGGAAAGCATGACTGATATTGAATTTTACGAGCCTATCGACATAAACAAGCTTGGCAAAAACGCCGTGCAAATCGCCACGCAAATGCAAAGCGATGCCACAAAAAAAGTTATCGAAACTGGGCCCGATGAGTATTTTTGGATGCATAAAAAATTTAATCACTACTATGAAGAGAGTTATAAATGA